One stretch of Sulfuricystis multivorans DNA includes these proteins:
- a CDS encoding M3 family metallopeptidase gives MNMNPLLDFSGLPRFAEIRPEHVAPAIRQLIAEYREVLARLERPETPPTWDDFVVPLTDAGERLGRAWGVVGHMHGVNDVPEWREAYNALLPEVTRFYAELGQNLALFEKFKALSASPEYLRLNAVQRRIVDHELRDFRLAGAALPPEQKPRFQAIQEELSALGAKFSENLLDATNAHAEWVTDLAALAGLPEDVKAAARQAAEKDGKPGWKFTLHAPSYLPVMQYADDRDLRYRMYHAYATRASELGPAEWDNGPLIERILELRAEEAKMLGFANYAELSLTPKMADSPAQVAAFLRDLAAKARPFAERDLSELKDFAARELGLECLESWDISWASEKLKQSRYSFSDDEVKQYFPEPKVLEGLFRCVEALFGVEMLPDTAPAWHPEVRFFRIERQGKLVGHFFLDLYARETKRGGAWMADAISRRRKKDGTIQTPLAYLCCNFPAPVGDRPALFTHDDVLTLFHETGHGLHHLLTEVEELAVSGIDGVEWDAVELPSQFMENFCWEWDVLKDMTAHVDTGEPLPRALYDKMIAAKNFQSGLFTLRQIEFALFDLRLHWEGRRDFMTVLDEVRREVAVVMPPEWNRFPHSFAHIFAGGYAAGYYSYKWAEVLSADAYAAFEEVAPEIGTVLDAATGERFWREILAVGGSRPALESFKAFRGREPSPEALLRHNGMVATMP, from the coding sequence ATGAACATGAATCCTCTGCTCGATTTTTCCGGGCTGCCGCGCTTTGCGGAGATCCGGCCCGAACACGTCGCTCCGGCGATCCGCCAGTTGATCGCAGAATACCGTGAGGTGCTCGCCCGGCTGGAGCGTCCCGAGACGCCGCCCACCTGGGACGACTTCGTCGTGCCGCTGACTGACGCTGGTGAGCGGCTCGGCCGCGCCTGGGGCGTGGTCGGCCACATGCATGGCGTCAATGACGTGCCCGAATGGCGAGAAGCCTACAATGCGCTGCTACCCGAGGTAACGCGCTTCTACGCCGAGCTGGGCCAGAATCTCGCGCTATTCGAAAAATTCAAGGCGCTTTCCGCGAGTCCCGAATATCTGCGCCTGAACGCGGTGCAGCGACGCATCGTCGATCACGAGCTGCGCGATTTCCGGCTCGCCGGCGCGGCATTGCCGCCCGAGCAGAAACCGCGTTTTCAGGCGATCCAGGAGGAACTTTCGGCACTCGGCGCGAAGTTTTCCGAGAATCTCCTCGATGCGACCAATGCTCACGCCGAATGGGTGACCGATTTGGCGGCTTTGGCCGGCCTGCCGGAAGACGTCAAGGCTGCAGCGCGTCAAGCGGCCGAGAAGGACGGCAAGCCGGGGTGGAAATTCACCTTGCATGCGCCGTCCTATCTGCCGGTGATGCAATATGCCGACGATCGCGACCTGCGTTACCGGATGTATCACGCCTATGCCACCCGCGCGTCGGAATTGGGCCCTGCCGAATGGGACAATGGGCCGCTGATCGAGCGCATCCTCGAATTGCGTGCCGAGGAGGCAAAGATGCTCGGCTTCGCGAACTATGCGGAGCTCTCGCTGACGCCCAAGATGGCCGACTCGCCCGCACAGGTCGCCGCCTTCCTGCGCGATCTGGCGGCAAAGGCGCGGCCATTCGCCGAGCGCGATCTTTCTGAGCTGAAAGACTTTGCCGCGCGCGAGCTGGGGCTCGAATGTCTCGAAAGCTGGGACATCTCCTGGGCTTCCGAAAAGCTCAAGCAGTCGCGTTACAGCTTTTCCGATGACGAGGTGAAGCAATATTTCCCGGAGCCGAAGGTGCTCGAAGGATTGTTCCGCTGCGTCGAGGCGCTGTTCGGCGTCGAGATGCTGCCTGATACCGCGCCCGCCTGGCATCCCGAGGTGCGCTTTTTCCGCATCGAGCGACAGGGGAAACTCGTCGGCCACTTCTTCCTCGATCTCTATGCGCGCGAAACCAAACGTGGCGGCGCCTGGATGGCGGATGCGATCTCCCGGCGGCGCAAGAAAGACGGCACGATCCAGACGCCTCTCGCTTATCTGTGTTGCAATTTTCCCGCCCCGGTGGGCGACAGGCCGGCGCTATTCACGCACGACGACGTGCTGACGCTCTTTCATGAGACCGGCCATGGGCTGCATCACCTGCTCACCGAGGTCGAGGAACTGGCCGTCTCGGGCATCGATGGCGTGGAATGGGATGCCGTCGAGCTGCCCAGTCAGTTCATGGAAAACTTCTGCTGGGAATGGGATGTGCTCAAAGACATGACCGCGCATGTGGACACCGGTGAGCCGTTGCCGCGCGCGCTCTACGACAAGATGATCGCGGCGAAGAATTTCCAGAGCGGCTTGTTTACGCTGCGGCAGATCGAGTTCGCGCTGTTCGATCTGCGTCTGCATTGGGAAGGCCGCAGGGATTTCATGACCGTGCTCGACGAGGTGCGCCGCGAGGTCGCGGTGGTCATGCCGCCCGAGTGGAACCGCTTCCCGCACAGCTTTGCGCACATCTTCGCCGGGGGCTACGCGGCCGGCTACTACAGCTACAAGTGGGCCGAGGTGCTTTCCGCCGATGCCTATGCCGCCTTCGAGGAAGTCGCGCCGGAAATCGGCACGGTACTCGACGCGGCGACCGGCGAGCGCTTCTGGCGCGAGATCCTCGCCGTCGGCGGCTCGCGCCCGGCGCTGGAATCCTTCAAGGCCTTTCGCGGCCGCGAACCCTCGCCCGAAGCGCTATTGCGCCATAATGGCATGGTCGCCACGATGCCGTGA
- a CDS encoding glutaredoxin family protein produces MKRIVLLWGLACVAIVAQAQYYRWVDEQGKVHYGDRPPPSLAGKAQVMRHGAPAPDRELPYAVREAMANFPVTLYVSADCGQGCRDGRDYLKQRGIPFTEKPVATKEDVEALKKLVGEDEAVVPVLAAGPKTVVGWRLADWQHLLDAAGYPKEKGR; encoded by the coding sequence ATGAAACGCATCGTCTTGCTTTGGGGTTTGGCCTGTGTCGCGATCGTCGCGCAGGCGCAGTATTACCGCTGGGTGGATGAGCAAGGCAAGGTGCACTATGGCGATCGCCCACCGCCGTCGCTGGCGGGCAAGGCGCAGGTGATGCGGCATGGCGCCCCGGCGCCGGATCGGGAGCTTCCCTACGCGGTGCGTGAGGCGATGGCGAATTTCCCCGTGACGCTTTATGTCAGCGCCGATTGCGGGCAGGGATGCCGAGATGGGCGCGATTACCTCAAGCAGCGCGGCATCCCCTTCACCGAAAAGCCGGTTGCGACGAAGGAAGACGTCGAGGCGCTCAAGAAACTGGTCGGCGAGGACGAAGCTGTGGTGCCGGTGCTCGCGGCCGGGCCGAAGACCGTGGTTGGCTGGCGTCTGGCCGACTGGCAGCACCTGCTCGACGCGGCCGGCTATCCAAAGGAAAAGGGGCGCTGA
- the xth gene encoding exodeoxyribonuclease III, with translation MKVATWNVNSLKVRLPHLIDWLKAVQPDVVCLQETKTEDAGFPFAEIAAAGYHAIHNGQKTYNGVAILARSQAGDIVRELPGFEDGQKRLLAATVGPVRFICAYMPNGQAVGSAKYAYKLAWLDALARWLGDELRRHPQLALLGDFNIAPEDRDVHDPAVWQGQVLTSEPEREAFRRLIALGLVDAFRLFDQPEKSFTWWDYRMMAFRRNHGLRIDHILVSPELAKRCTACSIDKAPRKLERPSDHAPVVAEFEL, from the coding sequence TTGAAGGTCGCCACCTGGAACGTCAATTCACTCAAAGTCAGGCTGCCACATCTGATCGACTGGCTGAAGGCTGTACAGCCGGATGTGGTCTGTTTGCAAGAAACCAAGACCGAGGATGCCGGCTTTCCGTTCGCCGAGATCGCGGCAGCCGGATATCACGCGATCCACAACGGGCAGAAGACCTACAACGGTGTGGCGATCCTCGCTCGCAGTCAGGCCGGTGACATCGTGCGTGAGCTGCCGGGGTTCGAGGATGGCCAGAAACGCTTGCTTGCGGCAACGGTGGGACCGGTGCGCTTCATTTGCGCCTATATGCCAAACGGCCAGGCGGTCGGCTCCGCCAAATATGCCTACAAGCTCGCCTGGCTCGATGCGCTCGCCCGCTGGCTCGGTGACGAGTTGCGGCGCCATCCGCAACTGGCATTGCTCGGCGATTTCAACATCGCTCCCGAGGATCGCGACGTGCACGATCCGGCGGTCTGGCAGGGACAGGTGCTGACGAGTGAGCCGGAGCGCGAGGCTTTCCGGAGACTCATCGCGCTGGGGCTCGTCGATGCCTTTCGCCTCTTCGATCAGCCGGAAAAAAGTTTCACCTGGTGGGATTACCGGATGATGGCCTTTCGCCGCAACCACGGCCTGCGCATCGACCACATCCTCGTCTCGCCGGAACTGGCCAAGCGCTGCACGGCCTGCTCCATCGACAAGGCGCCGCGCAAGCTCGAGCGGCCTTCAGATCATGCACCCGTCGTCGCGGAGTTCGAGCTGTGA
- a CDS encoding Crp/Fnr family transcriptional regulator codes for MNLDALYPVLGELPDELRTRIAATIQPMSVPGGTVLFDERQPCQGFPFVLSGCIRVFKRAANGRELPLYKVLPGESCIITSSCLLGHADYNACGVTEGETRLALLPRPMFDELLEAPAFRDFVFALFAERVADLMQLVEEVAFRKLDARLANLLLGHGRQLNVTHQQLADELGSVREMVSRLLKGFAEQGLVRLGREQIEILDPASLRRIAG; via the coding sequence GTGAATCTCGATGCGCTCTACCCGGTGCTCGGCGAGCTGCCTGATGAATTACGCACCCGCATCGCCGCGACGATCCAGCCGATGAGCGTGCCGGGCGGCACAGTGCTGTTCGATGAACGGCAGCCCTGCCAGGGCTTTCCCTTCGTGCTCTCGGGTTGCATCCGTGTGTTCAAGCGGGCGGCCAACGGCCGCGAGCTGCCCCTCTACAAGGTGCTGCCGGGTGAGAGCTGCATCATCACCTCGAGCTGCCTGCTCGGTCATGCCGATTACAACGCCTGCGGCGTGACGGAAGGCGAGACCCGTTTGGCGCTGTTGCCGCGTCCGATGTTCGATGAGCTGCTCGAGGCGCCGGCTTTCCGCGATTTCGTCTTCGCCCTGTTCGCCGAGCGCGTCGCCGATTTGATGCAGCTCGTCGAGGAGGTGGCCTTCCGCAAGCTCGATGCGCGGCTCGCCAATCTGCTGCTCGGACACGGCCGGCAATTGAACGTCACCCACCAGCAGCTTGCCGACGAGCTGGGCAGCGTTCGGGAAATGGTCAGCCGGCTGTTGAAGGGCTTCGCCGAGCAGGGGTTGGTGCGGCTCGGTCGCGAACAGATCGAGATCCTCGATCCTGCCAGTTTGCGCCGGATTGCCGGCTGA
- a CDS encoding YgaP family membrane protein, translating into MKQNVGGIDRVLRIVVGLALIAWALMGGPVWAWIGIVPLGTGLVGFCALYPLLGINTCPSKK; encoded by the coding sequence ATGAAACAAAACGTTGGTGGTATCGACCGTGTGTTGCGTATCGTCGTCGGCTTGGCTCTGATCGCCTGGGCATTGATGGGCGGGCCCGTCTGGGCGTGGATCGGCATCGTGCCGCTGGGCACGGGCCTGGTCGGCTTCTGCGCGTTGTATCCTCTCTTGGGCATCAATACCTGTCCGAGCAAAAAATAA
- the lpxC gene encoding UDP-3-O-acyl-N-acetylglucosamine deacetylase — translation MLKQRTLKSIVKTTGVGLHSGARVTLMLRPAAPGTGIVFHRVDLDPVVDIKADALAVGDTRLASCLEKDGAKLATVEHLMSALAGLGIDNLHVDVDAEEIPILDGSAAPFVFLIQSAGIEEQNAAKRFLRVKKVVEVEDGDKWARLSPFEGFRLEFSIQFNHPAVDKSGTRVAIDFADQSYIRNIARARTFGFMQDIETMQAQGLALGGSLDNAIVMDEYRVLNPDGLRVPDEFVRHKVLDAIGDLYLVGAPLLAAFSAHKSGHALNNRLLRALLADATAWEWVSFERPASIPARVAQLYPDVQFA, via the coding sequence ATGCTGAAGCAACGCACCCTCAAATCCATCGTCAAGACCACCGGCGTCGGTCTCCATTCCGGCGCCAGGGTGACGCTCATGCTACGTCCGGCAGCGCCCGGAACTGGCATCGTCTTCCATCGAGTCGATCTGGATCCGGTCGTCGACATCAAGGCCGACGCGCTCGCGGTGGGCGATACACGTCTGGCCTCCTGCCTGGAAAAGGATGGCGCGAAGCTCGCTACCGTCGAGCATCTGATGTCCGCGCTGGCGGGGCTGGGCATCGACAACCTTCATGTCGATGTCGATGCCGAAGAGATTCCGATCCTCGATGGCTCCGCGGCGCCTTTCGTTTTCCTGATCCAGTCGGCGGGCATCGAGGAGCAGAATGCAGCGAAGCGTTTTCTGCGCGTCAAGAAGGTCGTCGAGGTCGAGGACGGCGACAAATGGGCACGCCTGTCGCCGTTCGAGGGCTTCCGGCTCGAGTTTTCGATCCAGTTCAATCATCCGGCGGTCGACAAGTCCGGCACGCGCGTGGCGATCGATTTCGCCGACCAGTCCTACATCCGCAACATTGCCCGGGCGCGCACTTTCGGCTTCATGCAGGATATCGAAACGATGCAGGCACAGGGGCTGGCGCTGGGCGGCAGCCTGGACAACGCGATCGTGATGGATGAATACCGCGTGCTCAACCCGGACGGCTTGCGCGTGCCCGACGAGTTCGTGCGGCATAAGGTGCTCGATGCGATCGGCGATCTTTATCTCGTCGGCGCGCCGTTGTTGGCCGCTTTCAGCGCGCACAAGTCCGGCCATGCGCTGAACAATCGGTTGCTGCGCGCCTTGCTGGCGGATGCGACGGCCTGGGAATGGGTGAGCTTCGAGCGGCCGGCATCGATCCCGGCACGCGTCGCGCAGTTGTACCCGGACGTGCAGTTCGCTTGA
- a CDS encoding DciA family protein → MPARKRGSLTDHLADSDSFARLADQAERLRQLQALLDAMLPIHLATAARVANLKRGKVVIHADSGAVAVKLRQLGPRLAAGLNQQGQEVSGIEVRVQPGRRISLPQQKILPKELGIRPKQSLTSLAAGLPDGSPLKAALERLLATTRE, encoded by the coding sequence ATGCCTGCTCGCAAACGCGGATCGCTGACCGATCATCTCGCCGACAGCGACAGCTTTGCCCGGCTTGCCGACCAGGCAGAACGCCTACGCCAGCTGCAGGCTTTACTCGACGCGATGCTGCCAATCCATCTGGCAACCGCGGCACGCGTCGCCAATCTCAAGCGGGGCAAAGTCGTCATCCACGCCGACAGCGGCGCGGTCGCGGTCAAGCTAAGGCAATTGGGGCCGAGGCTCGCCGCAGGGCTCAATCAACAGGGGCAGGAGGTTAGCGGAATCGAGGTAAGGGTGCAACCCGGCAGACGAATTTCGCTGCCACAACAAAAAATCCTCCCGAAAGAGCTGGGTATCCGGCCGAAGCAGTCACTCACCTCGCTGGCCGCCGGGCTGCCCGACGGCTCGCCGCTCAAGGCGGCGCTCGAACGGCTGCTGGCAACGACTAGAGAATGA
- a CDS encoding M23 family metallopeptidase encodes MATARSITLTGRHLALAVSLLIVTVLVLATMFSYLTVRHAAEMRLPFLEQMLRNISLEEAAKTRDLVRENLVNMATRLGHMQAQLMELDSLGERLAGMAGVKVKDLKPAPVAKSAQGGPLVSPENLDAQALQRALDDLSRQVEAKSEALASLENRIFDERIRKSLLPTSNPIADGVRGSGFGWRTDPFTGQTALHEGIDFAADPGTPILAAAPGIVLNVERHPEYGNVVDIDHGDDLITRYAHASLVLVKPGEFVRRGQQIAAVGSTGRSTGPHLHFEVRVKGVPQNPARFLDRGEQVAKR; translated from the coding sequence ATGGCGACTGCCCGCAGTATCACTTTGACCGGGCGTCATCTGGCCTTGGCCGTCAGTCTTCTGATCGTCACCGTGCTGGTGCTCGCGACGATGTTTTCCTATCTGACGGTGCGACATGCCGCGGAAATGCGCCTGCCTTTCCTGGAACAGATGCTACGCAACATCAGCCTCGAGGAGGCGGCGAAGACGCGGGACCTGGTGCGCGAAAACCTGGTCAACATGGCGACCCGGCTTGGGCACATGCAGGCCCAGCTGATGGAGCTGGACTCGCTCGGCGAACGGCTGGCGGGCATGGCGGGCGTCAAGGTCAAGGACCTCAAGCCTGCGCCCGTGGCAAAGAGCGCCCAGGGCGGCCCACTGGTTTCGCCGGAGAACCTCGATGCACAAGCCTTGCAACGCGCGCTGGATGATCTCTCGCGGCAAGTCGAGGCGAAGAGCGAAGCGTTGGCGAGTCTGGAGAATCGGATTTTCGACGAGCGCATCCGTAAGAGCTTGTTGCCGACATCGAATCCCATAGCCGATGGGGTGCGCGGCTCGGGCTTCGGCTGGCGCACCGATCCATTCACCGGTCAGACGGCACTGCATGAAGGGATCGATTTCGCCGCTGATCCCGGCACGCCGATCCTCGCGGCGGCGCCCGGGATCGTGCTCAATGTCGAGCGCCATCCCGAATATGGCAACGTGGTGGATATCGATCATGGCGACGATCTGATCACCCGCTATGCGCACGCCTCGCTGGTGTTGGTCAAGCCGGGTGAGTTCGTCCGACGCGGCCAGCAGATCGCCGCAGTCGGTAGCACCGGTCGATCGACCGGCCCGCATCTGCATTTCGAGGTACGCGTGAAAGGCGTGCCGCAAAATCCCGCCCGCTTCCTCGATCGCGGCGAGCAGGTGGCAAAGCGCTGA
- the secA gene encoding preprotein translocase subunit SecA: MIANFLKKIFGSRNDRLLKQYSAVVRTINALEPRIQALSDDELAAQTPAFKARLANGEPLDSLLPEAFAVVREAARRVLGMRHFDVQLIGGMVLNDNKIAEMRTGEGKTLVATLPAYLNALTGRGVHVVTVNDYLASRDAAWMGRVYSFLGLTVGCNLPHMDHAAKQAAYAADITYGTNGEFGFDYLRDNMVYSASERVQRGLNYAIVDEVDSILIDEARTPLIISGQAEQHTDLYVKMNAVPPLLEKGVAAQSPEEKDTGDFIVDLKAHSVLLTEQGHEKAERILAQMGLLPEGSSLYDPHNILLIHHLYAALRAHHLFHRDQHYVVQNGEVIIVDEFTGRLMVGRRWSDGLHQAVEAKEGVPIQSENQTLASITFQNYFRMYKKLSGMTGTADTEAYEFQQIYGLETVVIPTNRPMIRKDLNDQIYRTAKEKYQAILNDIKDCQRRGQPVLVGTTSIENSELLSGLLDKEKLPHQVLNAKQHAREAEIVAQAGRPGMITIATNMAGRGTDIVLGGNVEKQIEMIRADAKLSPEEQEAKIAALKDEWGRLHEQVIQAGGLHIIGSERHESRRIDNQLRGRAGRQGDPGSSRFYLSLEDPLLKIFAGDRLNAIMVRLKMPEGEPIEHPLVTRSLESAQRKVEQRNFDIRKQLLEYDDVANDQRKVIYQQRNELLDAADISDTIHAMRQGVIHDLFREFVPAESVEEQWNLSGLETALSGELSLKLPVMQWVKDDPKLTDDDLLKRILDAADAAYAEKVAKVDLAAWQGFERSVMLQSLDNHWREHLAALDHLRQGIHLRGYAQKNPKQEYKREAFELFEALLNAVRNEVTRLLMTVEVRSEAQIEEAEQVHPQLENVQYHHADYEEALASAATAGKKPQPQERALPKVGRNDPCPCGSGKKYKHCHGKLT; encoded by the coding sequence ATGATCGCAAATTTCCTCAAGAAGATTTTCGGCAGCCGCAACGACCGGCTGCTGAAGCAGTATTCGGCTGTCGTCAGGACCATCAATGCGCTCGAACCGCGCATCCAGGCCTTGTCCGACGACGAATTGGCGGCGCAGACGCCGGCCTTCAAAGCGCGGCTGGCCAATGGCGAGCCGCTCGACAGCCTGCTGCCCGAGGCGTTCGCGGTAGTGCGCGAGGCGGCGCGGCGGGTGCTCGGCATGCGCCACTTCGACGTTCAGCTGATCGGCGGCATGGTGCTCAACGACAACAAGATCGCCGAGATGCGCACCGGCGAGGGCAAGACGCTGGTGGCGACACTGCCGGCCTATCTGAATGCGCTGACCGGCCGGGGCGTGCATGTCGTCACCGTCAACGATTACCTCGCCAGCCGCGACGCGGCCTGGATGGGGCGCGTCTATAGCTTCCTCGGCCTTACCGTGGGCTGCAATCTGCCGCACATGGATCACGCCGCCAAGCAGGCCGCCTATGCAGCTGACATCACTTATGGCACCAATGGCGAGTTCGGCTTCGACTATCTGCGCGACAACATGGTCTATTCCGCCAGCGAGCGGGTACAGCGCGGCCTGAACTACGCGATCGTCGACGAAGTCGATTCGATCCTGATCGACGAGGCGAGAACGCCGCTGATCATCTCCGGTCAGGCCGAGCAGCATACCGATCTCTACGTCAAGATGAATGCCGTGCCGCCGCTTCTGGAAAAGGGTGTCGCGGCGCAGAGTCCAGAAGAAAAGGATACCGGCGATTTCATCGTCGATCTGAAGGCCCATTCGGTGCTGCTCACCGAGCAGGGGCACGAGAAGGCCGAGCGCATCCTCGCGCAGATGGGGCTTTTGCCGGAGGGCAGCAGCCTCTACGATCCGCACAACATCCTGCTGATCCATCATCTCTATGCCGCGCTGCGCGCGCATCATTTGTTCCACCGTGACCAGCATTACGTGGTGCAAAACGGTGAGGTGATCATCGTCGACGAATTCACCGGCCGTCTGATGGTCGGGCGGCGCTGGTCCGATGGCCTGCACCAGGCGGTGGAAGCGAAGGAGGGCGTGCCGATCCAGTCCGAGAACCAGACGCTGGCCTCGATCACCTTCCAGAACTACTTCCGCATGTACAAGAAGCTCTCTGGGATGACCGGCACGGCCGATACGGAAGCTTATGAATTCCAGCAGATCTACGGTCTCGAGACGGTGGTCATCCCGACCAACAGGCCGATGATCCGCAAGGATCTGAACGACCAGATCTACCGCACTGCGAAGGAGAAATATCAGGCGATCCTCAATGACATCAAGGACTGCCAGCGACGCGGCCAGCCCGTATTGGTCGGCACCACGTCGATCGAGAACTCCGAGCTGCTCTCCGGCCTGCTCGACAAGGAAAAACTGCCGCACCAGGTCTTGAACGCCAAGCAGCACGCGCGCGAGGCCGAGATCGTCGCCCAGGCCGGCCGGCCGGGGATGATCACGATCGCCACCAACATGGCTGGCCGCGGCACCGACATCGTGCTGGGCGGCAATGTCGAAAAGCAGATCGAGATGATCCGCGCCGATGCGAAGCTCTCGCCCGAAGAGCAGGAAGCGAAGATCGCGGCGCTGAAGGACGAATGGGGACGACTTCACGAGCAGGTGATCCAGGCCGGCGGCTTGCACATCATCGGCTCCGAGCGTCACGAATCGAGACGCATCGACAACCAATTGAGAGGTCGCGCCGGTCGTCAGGGCGATCCCGGTTCCTCGCGTTTTTACCTTTCGCTCGAAGATCCGCTCCTGAAGATCTTCGCCGGCGACCGGCTGAACGCGATCATGGTGCGCCTGAAGATGCCCGAGGGCGAGCCGATCGAGCATCCGCTCGTGACCCGTTCGCTGGAATCGGCGCAGCGCAAGGTCGAACAGCGCAACTTCGACATCCGTAAGCAGCTGCTCGAATACGACGATGTCGCCAACGACCAACGCAAGGTGATCTACCAGCAGAGAAACGAGCTCCTCGATGCTGCCGACATTTCGGACACCATTCATGCCATGCGCCAGGGCGTGATCCACGATCTGTTCCGCGAGTTCGTCCCGGCCGAGAGCGTCGAGGAGCAGTGGAACCTGTCCGGTCTCGAAACGGCGCTCTCTGGCGAGCTCTCGCTCAAGCTGCCGGTCATGCAATGGGTCAAGGACGATCCGAAGCTGACCGACGACGATCTCTTGAAACGCATTCTCGATGCCGCCGACGCCGCCTACGCGGAGAAGGTGGCGAAGGTCGATCTCGCCGCCTGGCAGGGCTTCGAGCGCAGCGTGATGCTGCAAAGCCTCGACAACCACTGGCGCGAGCATCTGGCCGCCCTCGATCATCTGCGCCAGGGCATCCACCTGCGCGGCTATGCGCAGAAGAACCCGAAGCAGGAATACAAGCGCGAGGCCTTCGAGCTGTTCGAAGCCTTGCTGAATGCGGTGCGCAACGAGGTCACGCGCCTATTGATGACCGTCGAGGTTCGCAGCGAAGCACAGATCGAGGAGGCCGAGCAGGTTCATCCGCAGCTCGAGAACGTGCAGTATCACCATGCCGATTACGAGGAAGCGCTCGCCAGCGCGGCCACGGCCGGGAAAAAGCCCCAGCCGCAAGAGCGGGCGCTGCCCAAGGTCGGGCGCAACGATCCCTGTCCCTGCGGCTCCGGCAAGAAATACAAGCACTGTCACGGCAAACTCACATAA
- the mtnA gene encoding S-methyl-5-thioribose-1-phosphate isomerase, protein MSTLLQTIAEENGDVVILDQTKLPDEAVYVRLKTLSDAAHAIRVMQVRGAPLIGVTAAYGVALGLEEGKPLDEILAQLSATRPTAVNLHWALKRMRRVLENSAPAQRQRRAWEEARAIADEDREANAAIGRHGLVVLEAIVERKGAVSVMTHCNAGWLATVAYGTALAPIYAAHAAALAVHVWVSETRPRNQGRLTAWELAQSQVPHTFIADNAAGLLMMQGKVDVVIVGADRIAANGDTANKVGTYLKALAASAHHVPFYVAAPLSTIDFACPDGAQIPIEERAAEEFGELHTPVVNPAFDITPAQLITGIITERGIVAPGELAKVRP, encoded by the coding sequence ATGAGCACCCTTCTGCAAACCATCGCTGAGGAAAACGGCGACGTCGTCATCCTCGATCAAACGAAACTGCCGGATGAAGCCGTCTACGTTCGTCTCAAGACGCTTTCCGATGCGGCGCATGCGATCCGCGTGATGCAGGTGCGCGGCGCGCCCTTGATCGGCGTCACGGCGGCCTATGGCGTCGCGCTGGGCCTCGAGGAAGGCAAACCGCTCGACGAGATCCTCGCCCAGCTTTCCGCCACGCGGCCGACGGCCGTCAATCTGCATTGGGCGCTTAAGCGGATGCGTCGCGTGTTGGAAAACTCGGCGCCGGCGCAACGGCAGCGACGCGCCTGGGAAGAAGCACGGGCGATCGCCGATGAGGATCGCGAGGCGAATGCCGCGATCGGTCGGCATGGTCTGGTCGTTCTCGAAGCCATCGTCGAGCGCAAGGGCGCCGTCTCGGTGATGACCCATTGCAACGCCGGGTGGCTGGCCACCGTTGCCTACGGCACGGCGCTGGCGCCCATCTATGCCGCACATGCAGCGGCTCTTGCGGTGCATGTCTGGGTTTCCGAAACCCGCCCGCGCAATCAGGGCCGGCTCACCGCCTGGGAGCTCGCGCAGTCGCAGGTTCCCCATACTTTCATCGCCGACAATGCCGCGGGCCTCTTGATGATGCAGGGCAAGGTCGATGTCGTGATCGTCGGTGCCGACCGCATTGCCGCCAACGGTGACACTGCCAACAAGGTCGGCACCTATCTGAAGGCATTGGCCGCAAGCGCGCACCACGTGCCGTTCTACGTCGCCGCGCCACTATCGACGATCGATTTCGCCTGTCCGGACGGCGCGCAGATCCCGATCGAGGAGCGTGCCGCGGAGGAATTCGGCGAACTGCATACGCCGGTCGTCAACCCGGCCTTCGACATCACGCCGGCGCAACTCATCACCGGCATCATCACCGAACGCGGCATCGTCGCGCCCGGAGAACTGGCCAAGGTGAGGCCGTGA